One Paenarthrobacter aurescens TC1 DNA window includes the following coding sequences:
- a CDS encoding putative long-chain-fatty-acid-CoA ligase (identified by match to protein family HMM PF00501), giving the protein MREISVPPLVNIAPETNITDLVIREAEKASNPSLFSKLDGNGQWQDIRAKDFLEDVRALAKGLIASGVAAGDRVGIMSRTRYEWSLVDFAIWFAGAVSVPIYETSSPSQVAWNLGDSGAVAAFGEAAHHEDVIRQAVAAEDITSVANVWQLEGAGLDALRAAGAGVPDDELESRRSSAGLKDLATIIYTSGTTGRPKGCELTHGNFVELSENARASLPEIINESGKTIMFLPLAHVFARFISVLAVAGGVKVAHTPDIKHLLADLQSFQPTFILAVPRVFEKVYNSALTKAEDGGKGAIFHRAVDTAIAYSKARESGSLGLGLKLKHAVFDKLVYGKLRAAMGGHVAHAVSGGGPLGERLGHFFQGIGLQILEGYGLTETTAPITVNTPSMIRIGTVGAPLPGNSVKIADDGEILAKGVCVMRGYYKREDLTDETFVDGWFRTGDIGELDSNGFLKITGRKKEIIVTAGGKNVVPALLEDQIRADALVSQVLVVGDNRPFIGALVTLDEEALPGWLDRHGLPASTTLAEATDHAVVKAAVQELISKANQTVSQAEAIKSFRIVPADFTEASGHLTPSLKVKRAQVMKDFDAVIEEMYSAPRAS; this is encoded by the coding sequence GTGCGTGAAATCAGTGTTCCTCCCCTCGTCAACATCGCCCCGGAAACCAACATCACGGACCTCGTGATCCGAGAGGCAGAAAAAGCATCCAACCCTTCGCTTTTCTCCAAGCTGGACGGAAATGGGCAGTGGCAGGACATCCGTGCCAAGGACTTCCTCGAGGACGTGAGGGCCTTGGCGAAGGGCCTCATTGCCAGTGGTGTTGCCGCCGGCGACCGCGTGGGCATCATGTCCCGCACGCGGTACGAATGGTCCCTTGTGGACTTTGCCATCTGGTTTGCCGGAGCCGTCTCCGTCCCGATCTACGAAACGTCGTCGCCTTCCCAGGTGGCATGGAACCTGGGTGACTCAGGTGCTGTGGCCGCCTTCGGCGAAGCAGCGCACCACGAAGACGTGATTCGGCAGGCTGTCGCCGCAGAGGACATCACGTCAGTTGCCAACGTCTGGCAGCTTGAGGGCGCCGGACTGGACGCCCTGCGGGCAGCAGGCGCCGGTGTCCCCGACGACGAGCTCGAGTCCCGCCGTTCCTCGGCCGGCCTGAAGGATCTCGCCACAATCATCTACACCTCCGGCACCACGGGCAGGCCCAAAGGCTGCGAACTGACCCACGGCAACTTCGTGGAACTCTCCGAAAACGCCCGCGCATCCTTGCCTGAGATCATCAACGAGTCCGGCAAGACCATCATGTTCCTCCCCCTGGCGCACGTTTTCGCACGCTTCATTTCCGTGCTGGCCGTGGCCGGCGGCGTCAAGGTGGCACACACCCCGGATATCAAGCATCTGTTGGCCGACCTCCAGAGCTTCCAGCCGACGTTCATTCTGGCCGTACCCCGGGTCTTCGAGAAGGTGTACAACTCTGCACTGACCAAGGCTGAGGACGGCGGCAAGGGCGCCATTTTCCACCGGGCAGTGGACACTGCGATCGCCTACTCCAAGGCACGCGAGTCCGGTTCCCTGGGGCTTGGCCTCAAGCTCAAGCATGCCGTGTTCGACAAACTTGTCTACGGGAAGCTCCGTGCGGCCATGGGCGGCCATGTTGCCCATGCCGTCTCCGGAGGCGGTCCGTTGGGCGAACGCCTGGGCCACTTCTTCCAAGGCATTGGCCTGCAGATCCTGGAGGGCTATGGCCTGACAGAGACCACAGCGCCCATTACCGTGAACACCCCGTCCATGATCAGGATCGGCACGGTAGGCGCCCCCCTTCCGGGAAACTCAGTCAAGATTGCCGACGACGGAGAAATCCTCGCCAAGGGTGTCTGCGTCATGCGTGGCTACTACAAGCGGGAAGACCTCACAGACGAAACGTTCGTTGACGGATGGTTCCGCACGGGGGATATCGGCGAACTCGACAGCAACGGATTCCTCAAGATCACTGGCCGCAAGAAGGAAATCATCGTCACCGCAGGCGGAAAGAATGTGGTTCCTGCCCTGCTGGAGGACCAGATCCGCGCGGATGCGTTGGTTTCCCAGGTGCTGGTGGTGGGCGACAACCGTCCGTTTATCGGCGCCCTGGTCACGCTGGACGAAGAAGCGCTTCCGGGCTGGCTGGACCGCCACGGACTGCCCGCCAGCACAACGCTCGCCGAGGCCACGGACCATGCCGTGGTCAAGGCTGCAGTCCAGGAGCTCATCAGCAAGGCCAACCAGACCGTGTCCCAGGCGGAGGCCATCAAGTCCTTCAGGATTGTCCCTGCGGACTTTACTGAAGCCTCCGGTCACCTGACGCCATCCCTCAAGGTCAAGCGTGCACAAGTCATGAAGGACTTCGACGCAGTCATCGAGGAAATGTACTCCGCACCCCGCGCTTCGTAG
- a CDS encoding putative uncharacterized conserved protein (identified by match to protein family HMM PF02577), which translates to MIEVEIVGVRIELPSNQPLVLLREINGERHVPIWIGTPEASAIALAQQGVVPPRPMTHDLLVDVVESLGHSIISVNIVAVEDNIFYGQLQLDDGTVVSSRASDALALALRAKCRIWCADAVMEEAGVRITEHDEGEDSEPDPAVDEEREMRRFREFLDDVEPEDFEG; encoded by the coding sequence ATGATCGAAGTTGAAATCGTCGGTGTCCGGATTGAACTGCCGTCCAATCAACCGCTGGTACTCCTTCGGGAGATCAACGGCGAGCGGCATGTTCCGATCTGGATCGGCACTCCTGAAGCCAGCGCCATCGCCTTGGCACAGCAGGGCGTTGTCCCGCCCCGGCCCATGACGCACGACCTCCTGGTGGATGTTGTTGAATCCCTGGGCCATTCCATCATCAGCGTGAATATCGTCGCTGTGGAGGACAACATCTTTTACGGGCAGCTGCAGTTGGACGACGGCACGGTAGTAAGTTCGCGCGCCTCGGACGCGTTGGCGCTGGCATTGCGCGCCAAGTGCCGCATCTGGTGTGCCGATGCTGTCATGGAGGAGGCCGGCGTTCGCATTACCGAGCATGATGAAGGCGAAGACTCGGAGCCGGATCCCGCCGTGGACGAAGAGCGCGAGATGCGCCGGTTCCGTGAGTTCCTGGACGACGTTGAACCGGAAGATTTCGAAGGCTGA
- a CDS encoding putative FHA domain protein (identified by match to protein family HMM PF00498): MVGGEQNQANVGNGAEEQPTSETTSISITPTWDEPSIAPKLAPEERASVDALPPNSALLIAHSGPNAGARFLLDADTTTAGRHPDADIFLDDVTVSRKHVQFIRTASGFELVDMGSLNGTYVNHDRVDRVQLKSGNEVQIGKFRLTYYLSPVRAAGQV, encoded by the coding sequence ATGGTTGGCGGCGAACAGAATCAAGCCAATGTCGGGAACGGCGCGGAGGAACAGCCGACGTCGGAGACCACCTCGATCAGCATCACGCCAACGTGGGACGAGCCGAGCATTGCTCCCAAGTTGGCTCCTGAAGAACGTGCATCCGTAGACGCCCTTCCGCCGAACTCAGCGTTGCTCATTGCGCACAGCGGTCCCAACGCCGGAGCTCGTTTCCTGCTGGACGCTGACACCACAACAGCTGGGCGGCACCCGGATGCCGACATCTTCCTGGATGACGTCACAGTGTCCCGCAAGCATGTTCAGTTCATCCGGACTGCCTCGGGCTTCGAGCTGGTGGACATGGGGAGCCTCAACGGAACGTACGTCAACCACGACCGCGTCGACCGCGTGCAGCTGAAGAGCGGCAACGAGGTACAGATCGGCAAGTTCCGGTTGACCTACTACCTGAGCCCTGTTCGCGCAGCAGGCCAAGTCTGA
- a CDS encoding putative transcriptional regulator, MerR family (identified by match to protein family HMM PF00376), translated as MAQQDRRGPQVLNIGEVLAQLSDDFPGMTASKIRFLEEKGLINPKRTPAGYRQYADGDVERLRFVLALQRDQYLPLKVIKDYLDAIDRGERPENLPPGVTVSPRVVSAEMAAEVQGRARALTEDQLRAESGASVPLLESLLSFGLISHVGGKFDEHALQVARACVQLEGHGLEPRHLRPFQAAAEREFGLVERAVAPLTSRRDAASQARAAEAAREISDLCLTLHRALVHDRISRMDS; from the coding sequence ATGGCCCAGCAGGACCGTCGCGGACCGCAGGTCCTGAATATCGGGGAGGTCCTTGCCCAGCTGAGCGACGACTTCCCAGGTATGACGGCGTCCAAGATCCGTTTCCTTGAGGAAAAAGGACTCATCAACCCCAAGAGGACTCCTGCCGGCTACAGGCAGTACGCAGACGGTGATGTCGAGCGGCTCCGTTTCGTCCTTGCGCTCCAGCGCGATCAGTACCTGCCGCTGAAGGTCATCAAGGACTATCTGGATGCCATCGACCGCGGTGAGAGGCCTGAAAATCTCCCTCCGGGTGTCACGGTGTCACCCAGGGTGGTCTCGGCGGAAATGGCAGCAGAGGTGCAAGGGCGTGCCCGCGCACTCACCGAAGACCAGCTTCGTGCCGAATCGGGTGCCAGCGTTCCTTTGCTCGAATCACTGCTGAGTTTCGGGCTGATCAGCCACGTGGGCGGCAAGTTCGACGAACATGCCCTCCAGGTGGCGCGGGCCTGTGTTCAGTTGGAAGGCCACGGCCTTGAGCCCCGGCATCTTCGCCCGTTCCAAGCTGCAGCTGAGCGGGAGTTCGGCCTGGTGGAGAGGGCCGTTGCGCCGTTGACATCGCGTCGGGATGCAGCGTCGCAGGCGCGGGCCGCGGAAGCTGCCCGTGAGATCAGCGACCTCTGCCTCACCCTGCACAGGGCCTTGGTGCACGACCGTATCTCCCGGATGGACAGCTGA
- the glk gene encoding glucokinase (identified by match to protein family HMM PF00480; match to protein family HMM TIGR00744) has translation MPALRSSSLVRTKPPASAWKEVPWAARRSHLGRRGLAIGIDIGGTKVAAGVVDADGRVLAEARRSTPGADPRAVEQTIVELVDELSAGHRIASVGIGAAGWMDLDGGTVLFSPHLAWRNEPLRESLQKLLRRPVLLTNDADAAAWAEWRFGAGQGESRLVCITLGTGIGGAMVMDGRVERGRFGVAGEFGHQIIFPGGHRCECGNRGCWEQYASGNALGREARQLVRTNSPAGRALLEKAGGTAENLSGAAVTSLALAGDATSRELLADQGDWLGLGLANLAAALDPGMFVIGGGLCDAGELLAAPARESFAKNLTGRGFRPMARIELAALGPRAGMIGAADLSRVSGRARS, from the coding sequence ATGCCCGCACTACGGTCCAGTTCCCTGGTCAGAACCAAGCCACCGGCCTCTGCCTGGAAGGAGGTCCCGTGGGCTGCCCGCCGCAGCCATTTGGGCCGCAGGGGCCTGGCAATAGGGATCGACATCGGCGGCACCAAAGTGGCCGCCGGTGTGGTGGATGCCGACGGGCGGGTCCTCGCCGAGGCCCGCAGGTCCACACCCGGTGCCGACCCCAGGGCTGTCGAGCAGACCATCGTGGAACTCGTGGACGAGCTGAGCGCAGGACACCGCATCGCATCGGTAGGGATTGGTGCCGCAGGATGGATGGACCTCGACGGCGGCACGGTCCTGTTCAGCCCACACCTTGCCTGGCGTAACGAGCCCCTGAGGGAGAGCCTGCAGAAGTTACTGAGGCGTCCCGTGCTGCTCACCAATGACGCCGATGCCGCGGCCTGGGCGGAGTGGCGCTTTGGTGCTGGCCAGGGTGAAAGCCGCCTGGTCTGCATCACACTGGGCACGGGCATAGGCGGCGCCATGGTCATGGATGGCCGGGTGGAGCGGGGACGCTTTGGCGTCGCCGGGGAGTTCGGGCACCAGATCATCTTTCCCGGTGGACACCGTTGCGAATGCGGTAACCGCGGGTGCTGGGAGCAGTACGCCTCCGGCAATGCGCTGGGGCGTGAAGCCCGGCAGTTGGTGCGGACCAATTCCCCGGCTGGCCGCGCTTTGCTGGAGAAGGCAGGCGGGACCGCGGAGAACCTGTCCGGGGCGGCCGTGACCTCGCTGGCGCTTGCGGGAGATGCCACCTCCCGTGAACTCCTTGCCGACCAAGGTGACTGGTTGGGGCTGGGGTTGGCCAACCTCGCAGCGGCGTTGGACCCTGGAATGTTCGTGATCGGCGGGGGCCTGTGTGATGCGGGGGAGTTGCTCGCCGCACCAGCACGGGAGTCGTTCGCCAAGAACCTGACGGGCAGGGGGTTCCGTCCCATGGCGAGGATAGAACTCGCGGCCTTGGGCCCGCGAGCCGGCATGATCGGCGCCGCCGACCTTTCACGGGTCAGCGGCCGGGCGCGCAGCTGA
- the pyc gene encoding pyruvate carboxylase (identified by match to protein family HMM PF00289; match to protein family HMM PF00364; match to protein family HMM PF00682; match to protein family HMM PF02436; match to protein family HMM PF02785; match to protein family HMM PF02786; match to protein family HMM TIGR01235): protein MFSKILVANRGEIAIRAFRAGYELGAKTVAVFPHEDRNSIHRQKADEAYLIGEVGHPVRAYLDVEEVVRVAKEAGADAIYPGYGFLSENPDLARAAKAAGITFVGPPAEVLELAGNKVAALEAARKAGVPVLKSSKPSKDLDELIAAADEIGFPIFAKAVAGGGGRGMRRVETREALPEALQSAMREADAAFGDPTMFLEQAVLRPRHIEVQILADAEGNVMHLFERDCSLQRRHQKVVEIAPAPNLDENIRQALYRDAVAFAKALNYVNAGTVEFLVDTEGERAGQHVFIEMNPRIQVEHTVTEEITDVDLVQAQMRIASGETLADLGLSQDSVFIKGAALQCRITTEDPSNGFRPDVGKITGYRSAGGAGVRLDGGTVYSGAEISPHFDSMLVKLTCRGRDYPAAVARARRGLAEFRIRGVSTNIPFLQAVLADPDFNAGNVATDFIDKRPELLKSHISADRGTKLLTWLAEVTVNKPNGELTVHSDPASKLPAIDGPVPTSGSRQKLIELGPEGFAKALREQQALAVTDTTFRDAHQSLLATRVRTRDLVAAGPAVTALMPELLSVEAWGGATYDVALRFLGEDPWDRLAALRKALPNTCIQMLLRGRNTVGYTPYPEEVTEAFVNEAAATGIDIFRIFDALNDVNQMAPAIRAVRATGTAVAEVALCYTGNLLDPNEDLYTLDYYLDLAQKIVDAGAHILAIKDMAGLLRPAAAAKLVAALRERFDLPVHLHTHDTAGGQLAALLAAVDAGVDAVDVAAASLAGTTSQPAASALVAALANTPRDTGLSLANVGALEPYWEAVRRVYAPFESGLPGPTGRVYQHEIPGGQLSNLRQQAIALGLGEQFEAIEDMYTAADRILGRLVKVTPSSKVVGDLALHLVGLNADPADFNENPQNYDIPDSVIGFLSGELGDPPGGWPEPFRTKALQGRSVKVRDVDISAEDSAALKGDSKTRQHTLNRLLFAGPTKDYLKSVDTYGNISVLDTRDYLYGLQQGAEHVIELEKGVRLIAQLEAVSEADEKGMRTVMCTLNGQSRPVVVRDRSVVSNVKAAEKADPAQPGQVAAPFAGAVTVTVKVGDTVNAGDTVATIEAMKMEASITTPVAGTVSRLAISSVEQVQGGDLLLVIG, encoded by the coding sequence ATGTTTTCGAAAATTCTGGTGGCCAATCGCGGCGAAATCGCGATCAGGGCGTTTCGCGCTGGTTATGAACTGGGCGCCAAGACCGTAGCCGTCTTTCCGCATGAGGACCGTAACTCGATCCACCGGCAGAAGGCCGACGAAGCTTACCTGATCGGCGAGGTGGGCCATCCCGTCCGCGCCTACCTGGACGTAGAGGAGGTTGTCCGCGTCGCCAAAGAAGCCGGCGCTGACGCCATCTACCCCGGCTATGGTTTCCTCTCCGAGAACCCGGACCTGGCCCGTGCAGCCAAGGCAGCAGGCATTACCTTTGTGGGACCGCCCGCTGAGGTCCTGGAGCTGGCAGGAAACAAGGTTGCCGCCTTGGAAGCTGCCCGCAAGGCCGGCGTTCCTGTCCTGAAGTCGAGCAAGCCTTCCAAGGATCTTGACGAGCTCATCGCAGCAGCCGACGAGATCGGCTTCCCGATCTTCGCCAAGGCCGTCGCCGGCGGTGGCGGTCGCGGTATGCGGCGCGTGGAGACGCGCGAAGCCCTCCCCGAGGCGTTGCAGTCCGCCATGCGCGAAGCTGATGCTGCCTTCGGCGATCCCACCATGTTCCTTGAGCAGGCAGTGCTGCGTCCCCGTCACATCGAAGTGCAGATCCTGGCGGACGCCGAAGGGAACGTCATGCATCTCTTCGAGCGTGACTGTTCACTGCAGCGCCGCCACCAGAAAGTGGTGGAGATCGCTCCCGCGCCGAACCTGGATGAGAACATCCGCCAGGCTCTTTACCGCGATGCCGTTGCGTTCGCCAAGGCCTTGAACTATGTCAACGCCGGAACCGTGGAGTTCCTGGTGGACACGGAAGGGGAGCGGGCCGGACAGCACGTCTTCATCGAAATGAACCCCCGCATCCAGGTCGAGCACACCGTCACGGAGGAAATCACCGATGTCGACCTCGTGCAGGCACAGATGCGCATCGCTTCAGGGGAAACCCTCGCGGACTTGGGGCTGAGCCAGGACTCGGTGTTCATTAAGGGTGCTGCGCTGCAGTGCCGTATCACCACCGAGGACCCCTCCAACGGTTTCCGCCCTGACGTTGGAAAGATCACCGGCTACCGTTCTGCCGGCGGCGCCGGTGTCAGGCTCGACGGCGGTACGGTCTACTCGGGTGCCGAGATCAGCCCGCACTTCGACTCCATGCTGGTGAAGCTGACCTGCCGTGGCCGTGACTACCCTGCAGCCGTAGCCCGCGCACGTCGTGGTTTGGCTGAGTTCCGTATCCGTGGCGTGTCCACCAACATCCCCTTCCTGCAGGCGGTTCTTGCGGATCCGGACTTCAATGCCGGCAACGTGGCCACGGACTTCATCGACAAGCGCCCTGAACTGCTGAAATCGCACATCTCTGCAGACCGCGGCACCAAGTTGCTCACATGGTTGGCCGAGGTCACCGTGAACAAGCCAAACGGCGAACTCACAGTTCATTCGGACCCTGCCAGCAAGCTGCCCGCGATCGATGGCCCGGTTCCCACCTCGGGTTCGCGCCAGAAGCTGATCGAACTGGGGCCGGAGGGCTTCGCCAAGGCGCTGCGGGAGCAGCAGGCACTGGCAGTCACTGACACCACGTTCCGCGACGCCCACCAGTCACTGCTGGCAACGCGTGTCCGTACCCGCGATCTCGTAGCAGCAGGCCCGGCAGTGACGGCGCTGATGCCGGAGCTGCTTTCCGTGGAGGCCTGGGGCGGTGCAACGTACGACGTCGCGCTCCGCTTCCTCGGTGAGGACCCGTGGGACCGTCTGGCTGCCCTTCGCAAGGCCCTGCCGAATACCTGTATCCAGATGCTGCTCCGCGGACGCAACACCGTCGGATACACCCCATACCCGGAAGAAGTGACGGAGGCCTTCGTCAACGAGGCCGCCGCTACGGGCATTGACATCTTCCGTATTTTCGACGCCCTCAACGACGTCAACCAGATGGCCCCCGCCATTCGGGCCGTGCGTGCAACCGGGACTGCCGTCGCAGAAGTGGCCCTCTGCTACACGGGCAACCTCCTGGATCCGAACGAGGACCTGTACACCCTCGACTACTACCTGGACCTGGCCCAGAAGATCGTCGACGCCGGTGCCCACATCCTTGCCATCAAGGACATGGCTGGCCTCCTGCGTCCGGCTGCTGCTGCGAAGCTGGTGGCTGCCCTGCGCGAGCGCTTCGACCTGCCCGTGCACCTGCACACGCACGACACCGCGGGTGGGCAACTGGCCGCCTTGCTGGCAGCTGTTGACGCCGGGGTGGACGCCGTTGACGTGGCAGCCGCGTCCCTGGCCGGCACCACAAGCCAACCTGCCGCGTCTGCATTGGTCGCAGCCTTGGCCAACACGCCCCGCGATACCGGCCTTAGCTTGGCCAACGTTGGCGCACTGGAGCCTTACTGGGAAGCTGTGCGGCGTGTCTACGCTCCCTTCGAATCCGGTCTGCCGGGCCCCACAGGGCGCGTCTACCAGCACGAAATCCCGGGCGGCCAGTTGTCGAACCTTCGCCAGCAGGCCATCGCCTTGGGACTCGGGGAGCAGTTCGAGGCCATCGAGGACATGTACACCGCGGCTGACCGCATCCTGGGTCGCCTGGTGAAGGTCACGCCGTCCTCCAAGGTGGTGGGCGATCTCGCTTTGCACCTGGTGGGACTTAACGCTGATCCCGCGGACTTCAACGAGAACCCGCAGAACTACGACATCCCGGACTCCGTCATCGGCTTCCTCTCCGGCGAACTCGGAGATCCTCCCGGAGGCTGGCCCGAGCCGTTCCGCACTAAGGCCCTTCAGGGCCGCAGCGTCAAGGTGCGCGACGTCGATATCAGCGCCGAGGACAGCGCAGCGCTCAAGGGTGACTCCAAGACACGACAGCACACGCTGAACCGTTTGCTGTTCGCCGGACCCACCAAGGACTACCTGAAGAGCGTTGATACGTACGGCAACATTTCCGTGCTGGACACCCGTGACTACCTCTACGGCCTGCAGCAGGGCGCAGAGCACGTCATCGAGTTGGAGAAGGGCGTCCGCCTCATTGCCCAGCTTGAGGCTGTCTCGGAAGCCGACGAGAAGGGCATGCGCACGGTCATGTGCACGCTCAACGGGCAGTCCCGGCCCGTGGTTGTCCGTGATCGCTCGGTGGTCAGCAACGTCAAGGCAGCGGAGAAGGCAGACCCGGCACAGCCTGGCCAGGTTGCCGCGCCGTTTGCCGGCGCAGTTACCGTCACGGTCAAGGTGGGCGATACCGTCAACGCCGGCGATACCGTTGCCACCATTGAGGCGATGAAGATGGAAGCTTCCATCACGACGCCGGTTGCGGGCACGGTTTCGCGCCTCGCCATTTCCTCGGTAGAACAGGTCCAGGGCGGCGATTTGCTGCTGGTGATCGGCTAG
- a CDS encoding putative ParA-family protein (identified by match to protein family HMM PF01656) codes for MGFQVQVVSISSLKGGVGKTSVTTGLASAALAAGISTLVVDLDPHADATTALGVQPGGKLDIGRMLKSPRKANLAGNVAGSSWVSNGSSNGTLDVAVGSAFTGIYDRPDLGRRDLRRLSAVLSGTTNYELVLVDCPPSLNGLTRMAWSASDRVVLVAEPGLFSVAGTERTMRAIQLFRQEFAPNLAPAGIVANRVRTGSAEHTFRLAEMESMFGELLLTPHIPEQANWQQIQGAAHSVHHWPGDSAKNAAKLFDALLESLLAGQSSLRDRRQR; via the coding sequence TTGGGTTTTCAAGTGCAAGTAGTCAGCATCAGCAGCCTCAAGGGTGGAGTGGGAAAGACGTCCGTGACCACCGGTCTGGCGTCCGCGGCCCTCGCAGCCGGTATTTCCACGTTGGTAGTGGACCTCGATCCTCACGCCGACGCCACCACGGCACTCGGCGTTCAGCCAGGCGGGAAACTCGACATCGGCCGGATGCTGAAAAGCCCCCGGAAAGCCAACCTGGCGGGCAATGTGGCCGGCAGCAGCTGGGTTTCCAACGGCTCAAGCAACGGCACCCTGGACGTCGCGGTGGGTTCGGCCTTCACCGGAATCTATGACCGCCCGGATTTGGGCCGGCGTGACCTTCGCCGGCTTTCAGCCGTATTGTCAGGCACCACTAACTACGAGCTCGTCCTGGTGGACTGCCCACCGTCCTTGAACGGACTAACGCGCATGGCGTGGAGCGCAAGCGACCGCGTTGTCCTCGTAGCCGAGCCCGGCCTCTTCTCCGTAGCCGGCACTGAACGCACCATGCGGGCCATCCAGCTGTTTCGGCAGGAGTTCGCCCCCAACCTGGCTCCGGCAGGGATCGTGGCCAACCGGGTACGCACCGGGTCTGCGGAGCACACCTTCCGTTTGGCTGAAATGGAGTCCATGTTCGGCGAACTACTGCTCACACCGCACATTCCGGAGCAGGCCAACTGGCAGCAGATCCAAGGTGCAGCCCACTCGGTCCACCACTGGCCCGGAGACTCGGCCAAGAACGCAGCCAAACTCTTTGATGCCCTGCTCGAGAGCCTCTTGGCTGGACAGTCCTCGTTGCGGGACCGCCGCCAGCGCTGA
- a CDS encoding putative esterase/lipase: MTERLIPAAPLAFQHAGHGANASIGVAICHGFTGSPLSVLPWAEYLAKQGFAVSVPLLPGHGTSWQDLATTRWQDWYRTFERSYLDLAANTETCFVAGLSMGGAVALRVASRHEVPGLVLVNPGLSFYDRRVRYVGALKYVMRTTTPIVEDTPTPVTTEDGDYSKTPLKSVHELKKLFRAATRGLPHVEAPALVFKSSVDDVIPPSSVATISKSIGSSRLKVVALPHSGHVATLDVDAPTIFEESAGFFRQHAGDRVASESS; the protein is encoded by the coding sequence ATGACGGAACGCCTTATACCCGCCGCGCCGCTCGCATTCCAGCATGCCGGACACGGAGCCAACGCATCCATAGGAGTGGCCATCTGCCACGGCTTCACCGGAAGCCCCCTCAGCGTCCTCCCCTGGGCCGAGTATCTCGCAAAGCAGGGCTTTGCGGTGTCCGTGCCCCTGCTCCCCGGACACGGCACCAGCTGGCAGGACCTCGCCACTACAAGGTGGCAGGACTGGTACCGGACCTTCGAGAGGAGCTACCTGGATCTGGCGGCGAACACCGAAACGTGTTTTGTGGCAGGCCTGTCCATGGGCGGAGCCGTGGCTCTGCGGGTGGCCTCCCGCCATGAAGTTCCCGGGCTGGTCCTGGTGAACCCGGGGCTGAGCTTCTATGACCGCCGCGTGAGGTATGTCGGAGCGCTGAAGTACGTCATGCGCACCACCACCCCCATAGTGGAGGACACTCCCACGCCGGTAACAACCGAGGACGGAGACTACTCCAAGACACCGCTGAAGTCTGTCCACGAACTCAAGAAACTCTTCCGCGCTGCTACCCGGGGCCTCCCGCACGTTGAGGCTCCGGCCCTGGTCTTCAAATCCTCGGTTGACGACGTCATCCCTCCGAGCTCTGTGGCCACTATCAGTAAGTCAATCGGCTCTTCCCGCCTGAAAGTAGTGGCGCTTCCGCACAGCGGGCACGTAGCCACCCTGGATGTGGATGCACCCACCATTTTTGAAGAATCAGCCGGCTTTTTCCGCCAGCATGCCGGGGACAGAGTAGCCTCAGAGTCATCATGA